The Chryseobacterium nakagawai genome has a segment encoding these proteins:
- the menA gene encoding 1,4-dihydroxy-2-naphthoate octaprenyltransferase has protein sequence MTDWIKAARLRTLPLSLSGIIMGAFIAKWRLYREGGTWDWKIFALALLVTLLYQILSNYANDYGDGVKGTDAKRINEAEARAVASGKITAKQMKNAVILFSALSFVATIALLYVAFIPNYMNEFYIFIGLGVACILAAIGYTVGKKPYGYMGLGDIFVFIFFGLVSVCGSYFLFTKTFSWDMLLPGTAVGMMSMAVLNLNNMRDIESDKLSGKNSFALRIGFKNAMIYEMILLQLPLVLILIFLGVNGFIQQQNYYVFIVMILLFPLAKLRRNIMSVKEPKELDQYLKQVGIMTFVMAILTAAGLNLFN, from the coding sequence ATGACTGATTGGATTAAAGCCGCAAGGCTCAGAACTTTACCGCTGTCATTAAGCGGAATTATTATGGGAGCTTTCATTGCAAAATGGAGACTTTACAGAGAAGGCGGAACCTGGGACTGGAAGATTTTCGCCTTGGCCCTTTTGGTAACCCTTTTATATCAGATTTTATCAAACTATGCCAATGATTATGGCGATGGGGTAAAAGGAACTGATGCAAAAAGAATCAATGAAGCAGAAGCAAGAGCGGTTGCCTCAGGAAAAATTACTGCCAAGCAGATGAAAAATGCTGTCATTCTTTTCTCGGCATTGTCTTTCGTTGCTACGATTGCATTATTGTATGTTGCTTTCATTCCAAACTATATGAATGAATTCTATATTTTTATAGGTTTGGGAGTTGCATGTATTTTGGCTGCAATCGGATATACAGTAGGGAAGAAGCCTTATGGATATATGGGATTGGGAGATATTTTTGTATTTATCTTCTTTGGATTGGTTTCCGTATGCGGAAGTTATTTCCTGTTTACAAAAACATTCAGCTGGGATATGTTGTTACCGGGAACTGCAGTAGGAATGATGAGTATGGCAGTTTTGAACCTGAACAATATGAGAGATATCGAAAGTGATAAGCTATCAGGAAAGAATAGTTTTGCATTAAGAATCGGATTCAAAAATGCAATGATCTATGAAATGATCCTTTTACAGCTTCCATTGGTACTCATTCTTATCTTTTTAGGAGTAAATGGATTTATACAGCAGCAAAATTACTATGTATTCATCGTAATGATTCTGTTGTTCCCATTAGCAAAGCTGAGAAGGAATATCATGTCGGTAAAAGAGCCGAAAGAATTAGATCAATATTTAAAGCAGGTTGGAATTATGACGTTTGTAATGGCTATTCTTACAGCTGCCGGACTTAATTTATTTAACTAA
- a CDS encoding 1,4-dihydroxy-2-naphthoyl-CoA synthase has translation MIEWKTAKEYEDITYKKCNGVARIAFNRPEVRNAFRPKTTSELYDAFYDASEDPSIGVVLLSGEGPSPKDGGWAFCSGGDQKARGDQGYVGEDGRHRLNILEVQRLIRFMPKVVIAVVPGWAVGGGHSLHVVCDLTLASEEHAIFKQTDADVTSFDGGYGSAYLAKMVGQKKAREIFFLGRNYSAQEAFEMGMVNKVVPHAELEDTAYEWAQEILGKSPMSIRMLKFAMNLTDDGMVGQQVFAGEATRLAYMTEEAKEGRNAFLEKRKPNFGEDQWIS, from the coding sequence ATGATCGAGTGGAAAACCGCTAAGGAATACGAAGATATTACCTATAAAAAATGTAATGGTGTAGCAAGAATTGCTTTCAACAGACCGGAAGTACGTAATGCATTCAGACCAAAGACAACCTCAGAATTATATGATGCCTTTTATGACGCTTCTGAAGACCCTTCAATAGGTGTTGTTTTGCTTTCAGGAGAAGGGCCAAGTCCGAAAGACGGCGGTTGGGCTTTCTGCAGTGGAGGAGATCAGAAAGCAAGAGGAGACCAGGGGTATGTTGGAGAAGATGGAAGACATCGTTTAAATATTCTGGAAGTTCAGCGTTTGATCCGTTTCATGCCGAAAGTAGTAATTGCAGTAGTTCCGGGATGGGCTGTAGGTGGTGGACACTCACTTCATGTAGTATGTGATCTTACTTTAGCGAGTGAAGAGCATGCTATTTTTAAGCAAACTGATGCTGATGTGACAAGTTTTGATGGTGGGTACGGTTCTGCTTATCTGGCAAAAATGGTAGGACAGAAAAAAGCTCGTGAAATATTCTTTTTAGGAAGAAATTATTCTGCTCAGGAAGCATTTGAAATGGGAATGGTGAACAAAGTAGTTCCTCATGCAGAATTAGAAGATACAGCTTATGAATGGGCTCAGGAAATCTTAGGCAAATCCCCAATGTCTATCAGAATGTTAAAGTTTGCAATGAACCTTACGGATGACGGAATGGTTGGACAGCAGGTATTTGCAGGAGAAGCAACCCGTTTAGCTTATATGACTGAGGAAGCTAAAGAAGGAAGAAATGCATTCCTTGAAAAAAGAAAACCGAATTTCGGAGAAGATCAATGGATATCATAA
- a CDS encoding tetratricopeptide repeat protein yields the protein MKKLILGMAIVASAFVFGQKGDVNAKLQAANKAAMDAYNAKNYTAAAPKFVEVYDLLKANGQDNKIYMYYSGLSHALANESDPAIKIYTDLINSGFTGVETTYTAKEKKSGNVVNLDKATWELMKKNSEYSDFKTEQSAGVEVDLYETLSLLLLNAKKPNEALVIIEKGLVKYPNNAKLKEGQTNAYLQSGNTEKFVAGLKEQLAKNPNDATNWYNLGVMQAKTPATVNDALESFKKAIELKPDFANAYQNLVYTTIGDDSKIVADINALRKDKPDEATKLIDARRERFAKALPFAESWYKVDPKNIDAVSTLKEIYVVTKNMDKVKEMKAKEAELSAAAK from the coding sequence ATGAAGAAACTAATTTTAGGGATGGCGATCGTAGCATCTGCTTTTGTTTTTGGGCAGAAAGGAGATGTAAATGCTAAGCTTCAGGCTGCTAACAAAGCTGCTATGGATGCATATAATGCAAAAAATTATACAGCTGCAGCACCTAAGTTTGTAGAAGTTTACGACTTATTGAAAGCGAATGGTCAGGATAATAAGATATATATGTATTATTCAGGACTTAGTCATGCATTAGCTAACGAAAGTGATCCGGCTATTAAAATATACACAGACCTTATAAATTCCGGATTTACAGGAGTAGAAACTACTTATACTGCTAAAGAAAAGAAAAGTGGAAATGTAGTAAACTTGGATAAAGCTACTTGGGAGCTTATGAAAAAGAATTCTGAATATTCAGATTTTAAAACTGAGCAGTCTGCAGGAGTAGAAGTAGATTTATATGAAACTTTATCTTTATTGCTTCTTAATGCTAAAAAACCAAACGAGGCACTTGTAATCATTGAAAAAGGGTTGGTTAAATATCCAAACAATGCTAAATTGAAAGAAGGGCAAACCAATGCCTATCTTCAGTCAGGAAATACAGAAAAATTTGTTGCTGGTTTGAAAGAACAGTTAGCGAAGAATCCTAATGATGCAACCAACTGGTATAACCTTGGAGTTATGCAGGCAAAAACTCCGGCTACAGTTAATGATGCTTTAGAATCATTCAAAAAAGCTATTGAGCTTAAACCTGATTTTGCAAACGCTTATCAGAACCTTGTATATACTACCATTGGAGATGACTCTAAAATTGTAGCCGATATCAATGCGCTGAGAAAGGACAAACCGGATGAAGCTACTAAATTAATTGATGCAAGAAGAGAAAGATTTGCAAAAGCTTTACCATTTGCAGAAAGCTGGTATAAAGTAGATCCTAAGAATATTGATGCAGTTAGTACACTAAAGGAAATTTATGTAGTAACTAAAAATATGGATAAAGTTAAAGAAATGAAAGCTAAAGAAGCTGAGCTAAGCGCAGCAGCGAAGTAA
- the gyrA gene encoding DNA gyrase subunit A produces MQKEGERLIPINIVDEMKSSYIDYSMSVIVSRALPDVRDGLKPVHRRVLYGMYGLGVFSNRKYLKSARIVGDVLGKYHPHGDSSVYDAMVRMAQEWSLRYPQVDGQGNFGSMDGDPPAAMRYTEARLKKISDEVLSDLDKETVDFQNNFDDSLQEPTVMPTKVPNLLVNGASGIAVGMATNMAPHNLSESVDAICAYIDNKEITIDELMQHIVAPDFPTGGIIYGYDGVRDAFHTGRGRVVLRAKVNFEEIGNRNAIIVTEVPYQVNKAEMIARTAELVKDEKIPGIHEIRDESDRKGLRVVYELKNDAIPNVVLNLLYKYTALQTSFSVNNIALVHGRPEQLNLKDIIHHFVEHRHEVIVRRTQFELKKAKERAHILEGFMKVIGGQDALDRAISIIRHSANPQAAKEGLIEAFELSEIQAQAILDLRLARLTGMELDKIRDEYDAIMKEIANLEDILASEPRRFQIIKEELIEIKEKYGDERRTEIDYSGGEMSIEDIIPNESVVLTISHAGYVKRTSLSEYKIQSRGGVGNKAATTRDSDFLEYIVSATNHQYMLFFTEKGRCYWLRVFEIPEGSKTAKGRAVQNLINIEPDDKIKAYIRTNNLKDSEYVNQMSVVMVTKNGTIKKTSLEAYSRPRVNGVNAIEIRDNDQLLGAYLTNGTSQIMIATKNGKCIRFPEEKVREVGRGSIGVRGIAMEDNDEAIGMIVVNDVENETVLVVSEKGYGKRTAVEDYRITNRGGKGVITLNITEKTGNLIAIQNVTDEDGLMIINKSGVAIRMGMDEMRVMGRNTQGVKLINLKKSDEIAAIAKVEMDKDVEEDSEEIDGIEGVDETEGEIQEGMESLFDNLENDNTTPQAEEDENSGSEE; encoded by the coding sequence ATGCAAAAAGAAGGAGAAAGACTGATTCCTATCAACATTGTTGATGAAATGAAGTCGTCTTACATCGATTATTCGATGTCCGTTATCGTTTCAAGAGCGTTACCGGATGTAAGAGACGGCTTGAAACCCGTTCATAGAAGAGTACTTTATGGTATGTATGGACTAGGGGTTTTTTCGAATAGAAAATATTTAAAATCTGCGAGAATTGTTGGGGATGTTTTGGGTAAATATCACCCGCACGGAGACTCCTCTGTATATGACGCGATGGTGAGAATGGCTCAGGAATGGAGCTTACGTTATCCTCAGGTTGACGGACAAGGTAACTTCGGTTCCATGGATGGTGACCCGCCGGCAGCAATGCGTTATACTGAAGCAAGACTGAAAAAAATCTCTGATGAGGTTCTTTCTGACCTTGATAAAGAAACTGTTGATTTCCAGAATAACTTCGATGACAGCTTACAGGAACCGACTGTAATGCCTACAAAGGTTCCTAACCTTTTGGTAAACGGAGCTTCAGGTATTGCTGTAGGGATGGCAACCAATATGGCGCCACACAACCTTTCTGAATCTGTAGATGCCATTTGTGCATATATTGATAATAAAGAAATTACGATCGATGAGCTGATGCAGCATATTGTTGCTCCGGATTTCCCAACAGGAGGTATCATTTATGGATACGACGGAGTAAGAGATGCATTCCATACAGGTAGAGGTAGAGTTGTTCTGAGAGCAAAAGTTAATTTCGAAGAAATCGGAAACAGAAATGCGATTATCGTAACAGAAGTTCCTTACCAGGTAAATAAGGCGGAAATGATCGCCAGAACTGCAGAACTTGTTAAAGATGAGAAAATTCCTGGTATCCACGAGATCAGAGATGAATCGGACAGAAAAGGACTTCGTGTGGTATATGAATTGAAAAACGATGCAATTCCGAACGTAGTTCTAAACCTTTTATATAAATATACAGCCCTTCAGACTTCTTTCAGCGTAAATAACATTGCGTTGGTACACGGAAGACCAGAGCAGTTGAATCTTAAAGATATCATTCATCACTTTGTAGAGCACAGACACGAGGTAATTGTAAGAAGAACTCAGTTTGAGCTTAAAAAAGCAAAAGAAAGAGCACATATTCTTGAAGGGTTCATGAAGGTGATTGGAGGTCAGGATGCTTTAGACAGAGCAATTTCAATCATTCGTCACAGTGCTAACCCTCAGGCTGCAAAAGAAGGCCTGATCGAAGCATTTGAACTTTCAGAAATTCAGGCTCAGGCAATTCTTGATCTTAGATTAGCTCGTCTTACCGGAATGGAGCTTGATAAGATCCGTGATGAATATGATGCAATTATGAAAGAGATTGCTAATTTGGAAGATATTCTTGCGAGTGAACCAAGAAGATTCCAGATTATCAAGGAGGAGCTGATCGAAATCAAAGAAAAATATGGTGACGAAAGAAGAACTGAAATTGATTATTCAGGAGGAGAAATGTCTATTGAAGATATTATTCCAAATGAATCAGTAGTTCTTACAATCTCTCACGCAGGATATGTTAAGAGAACTTCACTTTCAGAATATAAAATTCAGAGTAGAGGAGGTGTAGGAAACAAAGCAGCTACAACAAGGGATTCTGACTTCCTTGAATATATTGTATCTGCAACGAACCACCAATATATGTTATTCTTTACCGAAAAAGGTAGATGTTACTGGTTAAGAGTATTTGAAATTCCTGAAGGCTCTAAAACGGCAAAAGGAAGAGCGGTACAGAACCTTATCAACATTGAACCGGATGATAAAATCAAAGCATATATCAGAACCAACAACCTGAAGGACTCTGAATATGTAAACCAAATGAGTGTAGTAATGGTAACTAAAAACGGTACCATCAAGAAAACATCATTGGAAGCGTATTCAAGACCAAGGGTAAATGGAGTAAATGCTATTGAAATTAGAGATAATGATCAATTATTAGGAGCTTACCTAACAAATGGTACTTCTCAGATTATGATTGCTACTAAAAATGGTAAGTGTATCCGTTTCCCTGAAGAAAAAGTAAGAGAAGTAGGTAGGGGTTCTATTGGGGTACGTGGTATTGCGATGGAAGACAATGATGAAGCTATTGGTATGATTGTTGTGAATGACGTAGAGAACGAAACCGTACTTGTAGTATCTGAAAAAGGATATGGTAAGAGGACTGCGGTAGAAGACTATAGAATTACAAACAGAGGAGGGAAAGGAGTTATCACCCTAAACATTACCGAGAAAACAGGAAATCTGATTGCTATTCAAAACGTAACAGACGAAGATGGATTGATGATTATCAATAAGTCTGGTGTTGCTATCAGAATGGGAATGGATGAAATGAGAGTGATGGGTAGAAATACACAAGGGGTAAAACTAATCAATCTTAAGAAGAGTGACGAAATTGCAGCCATTGCAAAAGTAGAAATGGATAAAGATGTAGAAGAAGATTCTGAAGAGATAGATGGTATTGAAGGAGTTGACGAAACTGAAGGAGAAATTCAGGAAGGAATGGAGTCCTTATTTGATAACCTGGAAAATGATAATACAACCCCTCAGGCTGAGGAAGATGAGAATTCTGGTTCTGAAGAATAA
- a CDS encoding DUF4286 family protein: MSVLSITFHCTKNNLEEWENYIDETLILMTENLMDVDKYILSEVHSDYIDEGKNYNLLLVFDNDELRTDFLESELKNIAERIENKFGPEVMIFDTLLNPKKSRL; the protein is encoded by the coding sequence ATGAGCGTATTAAGTATAACTTTCCACTGCACGAAAAATAATCTGGAAGAATGGGAAAATTATATTGATGAAACCCTGATTTTAATGACCGAAAATCTGATGGATGTCGACAAGTATATTCTATCTGAAGTTCATAGTGATTATATCGATGAAGGAAAAAATTACAATCTCCTTCTGGTCTTTGATAATGATGAACTTAGAACTGATTTTCTTGAAAGTGAATTGAAAAATATCGCAGAGCGAATTGAAAATAAGTTCGGACCGGAAGTAATGATTTTTGACACGCTTCTGAATCCAAAAAAATCGAGACTGTAA
- a CDS encoding quinol oxidase subunit 4 encodes MVVLMLSSCVAYNNEGYQTKKIPPGQAKKIYGGSAKDYAPGQVKKRNGY; translated from the coding sequence ATGGTTGTATTGATGCTTTCTTCCTGTGTGGCATATAATAATGAGGGGTATCAGACCAAGAAAATTCCACCAGGACAAGCTAAAAAAATATATGGCGGAAGCGCAAAAGATTATGCTCCTGGACAGGTGAAAAAAAGAAATGGCTATTAA
- a CDS encoding GNAT family N-acetyltransferase, with the protein MHESKENTKENIINPMNYELREMLPNDEARVLEIFRQGVEGGIATLETEVPTAEAWSMEYFNDCRWVLENENNEVIGWCALKPVSKREAFKGVAEVSIYFDNEYQGKGLGSILLKKIILDSEDHGFWTLQTNLFSENEMAIKSHQKNGFRMVGVRKKIGKLNGEWKDLVMMEKRSEII; encoded by the coding sequence ATGCACGAATCAAAAGAAAATACAAAAGAAAATATCATTAATCCTATGAATTACGAATTACGAGAAATGCTTCCCAATGACGAAGCAAGAGTGTTGGAAATTTTCAGACAGGGAGTAGAGGGCGGTATTGCTACTTTGGAAACAGAAGTTCCCACTGCTGAAGCCTGGAGTATGGAATATTTCAATGATTGCCGTTGGGTGCTGGAAAACGAAAATAATGAAGTGATAGGATGGTGTGCCCTTAAACCGGTAAGCAAAAGAGAAGCTTTTAAAGGAGTGGCAGAAGTCAGCATTTACTTCGATAATGAATATCAAGGAAAGGGATTGGGCTCGATATTGCTTAAAAAGATCATACTGGATAGCGAAGACCATGGATTCTGGACCTTGCAGACTAATCTCTTTTCCGAAAATGAAATGGCAATCAAATCTCACCAGAAAAATGGATTCAGAATGGTTGGTGTTCGTAAAAAAATAGGAAAACTGAACGGTGAATGGAAAGACCTGGTTATGATGGAAAAACGAAGCGAAATTATCTGA
- a CDS encoding DUF421 domain-containing protein, protein MDSILNVAVRSLCVYLFMVIAIRLFGKNQLSQLNAGDVVLLLLISNAVQNAMVGPDTSLQGGLIAALVLFVANFILKRLMFSNRSFEAFMQDEPVILIRDGVADQTALSRVKITENELEEAIREHGIEDIKNVKLSVLEVDGNISVVSQDEKSKQTHYARIKRKYKRKYH, encoded by the coding sequence GTGGATTCTATTCTCAACGTTGCGGTTCGCTCCCTGTGCGTTTACCTTTTTATGGTAATCGCTATTCGTTTGTTTGGCAAGAATCAGCTTTCTCAGCTCAATGCGGGAGATGTTGTTTTGTTACTTTTAATATCTAACGCCGTACAGAATGCAATGGTTGGTCCGGATACTTCATTGCAAGGAGGTTTGATTGCAGCTTTAGTTTTATTTGTCGCCAATTTTATTTTAAAAAGACTGATGTTCTCCAATCGCTCCTTTGAAGCTTTTATGCAGGATGAACCCGTTATTTTAATAAGAGATGGAGTGGCAGATCAGACCGCCTTAAGTCGGGTTAAAATTACAGAAAATGAACTGGAAGAAGCCATTAGAGAACACGGTATCGAAGATATCAAAAATGTTAAATTATCCGTATTAGAGGTAGATGGGAATATAAGTGTGGTCTCTCAGGATGAGAAAAGCAAACAAACCCATTATGCACGAATCAAAAGAAAATACAAAAGAAAATATCATTAA
- a CDS encoding DUF2931 family protein yields the protein MINRIKNIVVLLSGFLLIISCQPKDKFEWNAAISAPKNYISGGPFVEYFYKGKGVAGTSANVGINPGWGVTSGGYTGGEIFKPVPDSISVSWRCGLDLIEYKIGAKLPREKMLKLFQKGKEIKGEKQNYTQIVTGMAPGGNITVWLSGSLGNEEITKIKAERVGETGKDDPNSVTLWSSTGNEAKNILKYAYFHGIPYSVWEKGDKLYKYDLGFSSEDNYKYSITYYSKDGSVYFLDSDPYFLQWGNRFASYPKNPNPQHQLKLPVQMDLIWHSYDNESRWFEGSVVLPQNLQGTFEKGHYDRMIVTIPKDTGGDFVEGEIYFVNKQKHDRVMGFRLGRFNDEQKKLMSPKYTLPKGFVVPKWEGRIPIQKPTDLEYWQEE from the coding sequence ATGATAAACAGAATAAAAAATATAGTAGTACTCTTATCAGGTTTTCTATTAATAATAAGTTGCCAACCCAAGGATAAATTTGAATGGAATGCTGCAATTTCAGCACCAAAGAATTATATATCAGGAGGCCCGTTTGTAGAATATTTTTATAAAGGAAAAGGAGTAGCAGGTACATCTGCCAATGTAGGAATAAATCCTGGTTGGGGGGTGACAAGTGGTGGTTATACAGGTGGAGAAATATTCAAACCTGTACCTGATAGCATTTCTGTTAGTTGGCGCTGTGGCCTTGATTTAATTGAATATAAAATTGGGGCAAAACTTCCAAGAGAAAAAATGTTGAAGCTCTTTCAAAAAGGCAAAGAAATTAAAGGAGAAAAGCAAAATTATACTCAAATCGTAACAGGGATGGCGCCTGGAGGAAATATAACAGTTTGGCTCTCTGGATCATTGGGAAATGAGGAAATCACAAAAATTAAAGCTGAGCGTGTAGGAGAAACGGGCAAAGATGACCCGAACTCTGTAACCCTTTGGTCATCAACTGGAAACGAGGCTAAAAATATTTTGAAATATGCTTATTTCCACGGTATTCCTTATTCAGTTTGGGAAAAAGGAGATAAATTATACAAATATGATCTAGGTTTTAGTAGTGAGGACAATTATAAATATTCAATTACTTATTACTCAAAAGATGGCAGTGTTTACTTTTTAGATTCTGATCCTTACTTTTTACAATGGGGCAATCGTTTTGCAAGCTATCCTAAAAACCCTAATCCACAGCATCAGTTAAAACTTCCTGTACAGATGGATTTGATATGGCATTCGTATGATAATGAATCACGCTGGTTTGAGGGAAGTGTAGTTTTACCCCAAAATCTACAGGGAACATTTGAAAAAGGCCATTATGATCGAATGATTGTGACAATTCCTAAAGATACAGGAGGGGATTTTGTTGAAGGAGAAATTTATTTTGTGAATAAACAGAAACATGATCGGGTAATGGGCTTTCGTTTAGGAAGATTTAATGATGAACAGAAAAAATTAATGTCACCTAAATACACACTCCCTAAAGGATTTGTAGTTCCTAAATGGGAAGGCCGAATTCCAATCCAAAAGCCTACCGATCTTGAATACTGGCAGGAGGAATAA
- a CDS encoding phospholipase effector Tle1 domain-containing protein, producing MSRTRIVNGKYTKVTQKGYNLYSEGNTNINASGLNNLNADKDIHHGSAVEKAAGYQPKDSINIFIGMFFDGTGNNRYNSDKTYYSKINSGETYYKNDTVPQEYYETIKDPKTGKQKKIKISDRDSYWNPYSNVAKLFDLYKEKKNPSEDAKGSEDAHPEYGNYVILKQYIEGIGTKQDKEDDIAGSCAGRGDWGVIGRVEEGIKNVIANEFSNISKDKKINKIVFDVFGFSRGAAAARHFCNEVKKSAKYDTVMRDEMDTKMGRPRVTYVSEHAGGLLGKRLSKAGYKPVGDTFTIEIRFLGVFDTVVSDMVVKENLGYKVAGVLATSPLTVPYSIAAFLGQASLQKIKTKVSGLGIKKIFHITAHNEWRKNFALTPTEEGYTLSMLGAHSDIGGGYAHLDKYTAVLDYFDVKVGDHKTLQEKEKIRQFYINQRISTEKEIVFRNTYDHVKETTVTGAGVGTREIKAEPDFPDKENTVSTSPYYQIFQTKESDHYILEDSRYISNKYSLVAMYMMLQKGIDNKVPFYDDYNKSPDVKKKFEYEIPDTDKYRVLKQYMDLMLEESKKEGVGTYTMPTEIYQHICNHYIHLSANFGGLAAIGVKTGDHHLLESVGFVNQPVMPKVDKEGNIYYEREKWHP from the coding sequence ATGAGCAGAACAAGAATTGTAAACGGAAAGTATACCAAGGTGACCCAAAAGGGATACAATCTGTACTCTGAAGGAAATACCAATATTAATGCATCAGGTTTGAATAACCTGAATGCTGATAAAGATATCCATCATGGTTCAGCGGTGGAAAAAGCGGCAGGTTATCAACCCAAAGACTCTATCAATATTTTTATCGGGATGTTTTTTGACGGAACAGGCAACAACAGGTATAATTCTGATAAAACCTATTACAGTAAAATCAATTCCGGAGAAACCTATTATAAAAATGATACCGTTCCCCAGGAATATTACGAAACGATTAAGGATCCTAAAACCGGAAAACAGAAAAAAATAAAAATCTCAGACCGTGACAGCTACTGGAATCCCTATTCGAACGTGGCAAAATTGTTTGATCTTTATAAAGAGAAAAAAAATCCAAGTGAAGATGCAAAAGGAAGTGAAGATGCGCATCCAGAATATGGAAACTATGTTATTTTAAAACAATATATAGAAGGAATAGGAACAAAACAGGATAAAGAAGATGATATTGCCGGTTCCTGCGCAGGAAGGGGCGATTGGGGAGTAATTGGCAGAGTAGAAGAAGGAATTAAAAATGTCATAGCCAATGAGTTTAGCAATATTTCTAAAGATAAGAAAATCAATAAGATTGTATTCGATGTTTTTGGGTTCAGTCGGGGTGCTGCTGCTGCAAGACATTTTTGTAATGAAGTAAAGAAATCTGCAAAATACGATACGGTCATGAGAGATGAGATGGATACCAAGATGGGACGTCCAAGAGTCACTTATGTTTCTGAGCATGCAGGTGGTCTTTTGGGAAAAAGACTGAGTAAAGCAGGCTATAAGCCTGTGGGAGATACTTTTACCATAGAAATTCGTTTTCTGGGGGTATTTGATACGGTAGTTTCAGATATGGTAGTGAAAGAAAATTTAGGGTATAAAGTAGCAGGGGTATTGGCGACCAGTCCTTTAACGGTTCCTTACAGTATTGCTGCTTTTTTGGGACAGGCCTCGCTGCAGAAGATCAAAACCAAAGTCTCAGGGTTGGGGATCAAAAAAATATTTCATATTACAGCACACAATGAGTGGCGTAAGAATTTTGCATTAACCCCTACGGAAGAAGGCTATACTTTATCAATGCTGGGAGCGCATTCAGATATAGGCGGGGGATATGCCCATCTGGATAAATATACCGCGGTACTGGATTATTTTGATGTAAAAGTAGGAGATCATAAAACGCTTCAGGAAAAAGAAAAAATCAGACAGTTTTATATCAACCAGCGTATTTCTACAGAAAAAGAGATTGTATTTAGGAATACCTATGACCACGTTAAGGAAACAACAGTGACCGGTGCAGGAGTTGGAACACGGGAAATTAAAGCAGAACCGGATTTCCCGGATAAAGAAAATACAGTATCTACAAGTCCTTATTATCAGATATTCCAGACCAAAGAATCAGACCATTATATTCTGGAAGACTCCCGGTATATTTCCAATAAATACAGCTTGGTAGCAATGTACATGATGTTGCAGAAAGGGATAGATAATAAAGTACCTTTTTATGATGATTATAATAAATCCCCTGATGTAAAGAAAAAGTTTGAGTATGAAATTCCGGATACAGACAAGTATAGAGTATTGAAACAATATATGGATTTGATGTTGGAAGAAAGTAAGAAGGAAGGTGTGGGAACTTATACGATGCCAACAGAAATATATCAGCATATCTGTAACCATTATATTCATCTTTCTGCTAACTTTGGGGGATTGGCAGCAATAGGAGTAAAAACAGGAGATCATCATCTTCTGGAAAGTGTAGGTTTTGTCAATCAGCCGGTAATGCCAAAAGTCGATAAAGAAGGGAATATTTATTATGAAAGAGAAAAATGGCACCCTTAA